In a genomic window of Thermoprotei archaeon:
- a CDS encoding replication factor C small subunit → MEEELMWVEKYRPKRLDDIINQDDIIRALKSFVKEKSVPHMLFAGPAGVGKTATAIAFARELYGESWRENTLELNASVSKDTPLLVRISGRIEYLTFEDLDKNYFNKGSSHEHAEYVKVNDLEVLTEENKRIVWEKVKYIIRHRANKILRIKFENGELKLTGNHSVMIIDESGDITTKHACELKEKNYLISFAFRTNPNINETDVGYSALSSNSGSFLVQGLKMNELLRDVYDTKGLAFEEKVKIKWRKDSETNLLPIIPFVKFFERINERMKIDWKDALRHPLHDGGAASKDLLERLLLSVDVSSLLDNEIKEYNKLMALINSDLYVVRIMKIETIDYDDYVYDVSVPGNEKFFAGSFPILLHNSDERGIDTVRETIKERFARTLPVGDVPFKLIILDESDAMTADAQTALRRVMELFARNVRFILTCNYSNKIIEPIQSRTVVFRFSPLPKNEVIERLKFIAQRENVDASEDCYEAIWDVSAGDMRKAINILQSASALSSKVTGDIIYKVAGMTRPKEVREVLNLALIGKLSDARDKLYELLYNYGLSGNDIISQIHREVFRLNVDEPVKIKILRTLGDYEYRLMEGSNEEIQLSSLLAQIALIGYESKIAQKEKP, encoded by the coding sequence ATGGAAGAAGAACTAATGTGGGTTGAGAAATACAGACCAAAGAGATTAGATGATATAATAAATCAAGATGATATAATAAGAGCACTCAAATCCTTTGTTAAGGAAAAAAGTGTACCTCACATGTTATTTGCCGGTCCCGCAGGTGTTGGAAAAACAGCTACAGCTATTGCCTTTGCTAGAGAATTATATGGTGAAAGTTGGAGAGAAAACACTTTAGAATTAAATGCATCAGTCTCCAAGGATACCCCATTATTAGTGAGGATTAGTGGGAGAATAGAATATTTAACATTCGAAGATTTAGATAAAAATTATTTTAATAAAGGTAGCAGCCATGAACATGCAGAATATGTTAAGGTTAATGACTTGGAAGTTTTAACTGAAGAGAATAAAAGAATAGTTTGGGAAAAAGTTAAGTATATAATTAGGCATAGAGCAAATAAAATACTTAGAATAAAATTCGAAAACGGAGAGTTAAAATTAACTGGTAATCACTCTGTAATGATTATTGATGAAAGTGGGGATATTACTACTAAACATGCGTGCGAATTAAAGGAAAAAAATTATCTTATATCTTTTGCATTTAGAACGAATCCTAACATTAATGAAACTGATGTAGGATATTCAGCATTAAGTAGTAATAGCGGATCATTCTTGGTACAGGGATTAAAAATGAACGAATTGCTAAGAGATGTATACGATACGAAAGGACTAGCGTTTGAAGAAAAAGTAAAAATAAAATGGAGAAAAGATTCCGAGACAAATTTATTACCAATTATACCGTTTGTAAAATTCTTTGAAAGGATAAATGAGAGAATGAAGATAGACTGGAAGGATGCATTAAGGCATCCGTTACATGATGGAGGAGCTGCTTCAAAGGATTTATTGGAAAGATTGTTATTGTCTGTTGATGTAAGTTCGTTACTTGATAATGAAATAAAAGAGTATAACAAGTTGATGGCTCTTATAAATTCGGATTTGTATGTTGTGAGAATAATGAAGATAGAAACGATAGATTATGATGATTATGTTTATGATGTGTCTGTGCCTGGGAATGAAAAGTTCTTTGCTGGATCATTTCCGATTTTATTGCATAATTCTGATGAGAGAGGTATTGATACTGTTAGAGAAACGATTAAGGAGAGATTTGCACGAACATTGCCTGTAGGTGATGTACCTTTTAAGCTTATAATTTTAGATGAGAGCGATGCAATGACAGCGGATGCTCAAACTGCATTAAGAAGGGTAATGGAACTTTTTGCCAGAAACGTCAGGTTCATATTAACATGCAATTACAGTAACAAGATTATAGAACCTATACAATCTAGGACCGTAGTGTTTAGATTTAGTCCGCTTCCTAAAAATGAGGTAATAGAGAGATTAAAATTCATTGCTCAACGTGAGAATGTTGATGCTTCAGAAGATTGTTATGAAGCTATATGGGATGTTTCGGCTGGTGATATGAGAAAAGCAATAAATATATTGCAAAGCGCATCAGCATTAAGCAGTAAAGTTACTGGAGACATTATCTATAAAGTGGCAGGAATGACGAGACCTAAAGAAGTTAGAGAAGTGCTTAACCTAGCCTTAATAGGCAAGCTCTCAGATGCTCGTGATAAATTGTATGAATTATTGTATAACTATGGATTGTCAGGAAATGATATCATATCACAAATACACAGAGAGGTATTCAGATTAAACGTTGATGAACCTGTAAAAATAAAAATACTAAGAACATTAGGTGATTATGAATACCGATTAATGGAGGGTTCTAATGAGGAGATCCAACTTAGTTCCCTGCTAGCACAAATAGCATTAATAGGATATGAATCAAAAATTGCTCAGAAGGAGAAGCCGTGA
- a CDS encoding winged helix-turn-helix domain-containing protein, with protein MKNETETIEKMLGSKSKIRILATLVKYREINIASLVKICGSGYTAVERSLKDLEKIGIITEKRFGRIRIIKLTENDKRVQALIKLFETLNKTKN; from the coding sequence ATGAAAAATGAGACAGAAACCATCGAAAAAATGCTAGGCTCAAAAAGCAAAATAAGAATTCTAGCAACATTAGTCAAATACAGAGAAATCAACATAGCAAGCCTCGTAAAAATATGTGGTTCAGGATATACTGCAGTAGAAAGAAGCCTAAAAGACCTCGAAAAAATAGGCATAATTACTGAAAAAAGATTCGGAAGAATAAGAATAATCAAACTAACAGAAAACGACAAAAGAGTACAAGCTCTCATAAAACTCTTCGAAACACTTAACAAAACCAAAAACTAA
- a CDS encoding replication factor C large subunit, translating into MSSTQFRLGLPWTIKHRPKTVEEIVGNNESKQVFLMWLKPWIEGRQSKQKSVMLYGPPGVGKTLLVEVACEQYNIDLVEMNAGDLANAESVKRVAGFASINENILDFAQLSRESRSKRLILFDEVDSIEGSKAPDIINAILEIIYTSQYPVVLIANDAWNPNIAMLRSKCQLIEFKRLGIRDVILYLKKICSIEKLMCQDQALHIIAERNNGDMRGSILDLQLAASMSVDKNITPALANVASSRDRIYDVFTVLRKIFYARTASSARDALNETTQDPEIISAWISANLPYIYTDIRDLAAAYDVLSLADIFKNASEQKRYWKLLSYYLELISAGVALSVKNRPAKSIYNYPKSLKLASQLKEKRATKQKFLELLSKRLHASTSKINNEYLPYLVIIASNPKNLKSISSWLRLDEKTVSFLEEYAKSIQKHIT; encoded by the coding sequence ATGTCGAGTACGCAATTTAGACTTGGATTACCTTGGACTATAAAACATAGACCTAAGACTGTAGAAGAGATCGTGGGGAATAACGAATCAAAACAAGTTTTTCTCATGTGGCTTAAGCCGTGGATAGAGGGAAGGCAATCAAAACAGAAATCCGTAATGCTATACGGACCGCCAGGTGTTGGAAAAACATTGTTAGTAGAGGTTGCCTGTGAACAGTATAATATTGATTTAGTTGAAATGAATGCTGGAGATCTAGCGAACGCAGAATCAGTTAAAAGGGTGGCTGGTTTTGCAAGTATAAACGAAAACATATTAGATTTTGCACAGCTAAGTAGAGAATCTAGATCAAAACGTCTAATACTTTTTGATGAAGTAGATAGTATTGAAGGATCAAAGGCACCAGACATCATAAATGCAATATTGGAAATAATTTACACATCACAGTATCCTGTTGTATTGATAGCAAATGATGCGTGGAACCCTAACATAGCTATGCTTAGATCAAAGTGTCAACTCATCGAATTTAAAAGACTTGGGATTAGAGATGTTATTCTTTACCTCAAAAAAATCTGTTCGATAGAAAAACTTATGTGTCAAGATCAAGCTCTACATATAATAGCAGAAAGAAATAATGGTGACATGAGAGGTTCTATACTTGATCTACAATTGGCAGCATCAATGTCAGTTGACAAAAACATAACTCCAGCATTAGCCAATGTAGCCAGTAGCAGAGATCGCATATATGATGTATTTACGGTATTAAGAAAAATTTTCTATGCAAGAACAGCATCATCAGCAAGGGATGCTCTCAACGAAACAACACAAGATCCAGAAATTATTTCCGCATGGATCTCAGCTAATTTACCATATATTTACACAGACATCAGAGACCTCGCAGCAGCATACGATGTGCTTTCATTAGCTGACATATTTAAAAATGCATCTGAACAGAAAAGATACTGGAAGCTTCTTAGCTATTACTTAGAACTTATATCAGCCGGAGTCGCTCTCTCAGTAAAAAATAGACCTGCAAAATCAATCTACAACTATCCTAAAAGCCTTAAATTAGCTAGCCAATTAAAAGAAAAACGAGCAACCAAACAAAAATTCTTAGAATTACTTAGCAAGAGATTACATGCCTCTACGTCAAAAATCAATAATGAATACTTGCCCTACTTAGTTATTATAGCAAGTAATCCTAAGAATCTGAAATCAATCTCTTCATGGTTACGTTTGGATGAAAAAACGGTATCCTTCCTTGAAGAATATGCAAAATCCATACAAAAACACATAACTTAA
- a CDS encoding minichromosome maintenance protein MCM: MTSKDGLIILSQKYEDFFRYFQVGEKYKYRERIEAMPAKNEISLTIDFIDLLNYDRELSHDLLENPDKHIEEASEAIKRIIATYDEDYAKSIRKFYPRFKGLPEESYVDVRNIRARHVNKLIAVEGVVSKVSTVRHVIIEGNLRCPICKTEFKVLRDEDGKIRTSGKCPNPDCEYEGRMILVKEKSTLMDIQRMFIQEKPEDLLPGQLPRSIEVLLAEDLVDVAQPGNRVIAVGIIRIDKERMSQDLYYSYIEANSIEIREKSIEDIEILKEDEENILKLAKDPLIIDKIIDSITPSIYGYRHVKESIAYQLFGGVPKTTADGTRIRGDINILLVGDPGTGKTQILRYVASLVPRGLYTSGKGSTAAGLTAAVVRDKATNEFYLEAGALVLADGGIACIDEIDKMKTEDRSAMHEALEQQTVSIAKAGIVATLNARTSVLAAANPYLGRFDINKTIAENINLPETLLSRFDLIWPIRDIPSPEQDEALSEHILSLHQNPESKLGSIISSDLLRKYIIYARRYIKPKITSEAKELIKNFYQNLRTRAFSGGPIPITARQLEAIIRLSEARAKMRLSNVVTAEDAQAAINLIKKMLEETLYDRTTGMYDIDIIYTGMPKSKRDLISYIIKIIKDAGGEMEEDQILSKLENERIPREQAEDMLKKLKSEGTVYESKPGYLKLS, translated from the coding sequence ATGACTAGCAAAGATGGTCTCATTATTTTATCACAAAAATATGAAGACTTTTTTAGATATTTTCAAGTAGGTGAAAAATATAAATACAGAGAACGAATTGAGGCAATGCCAGCAAAGAACGAGATCTCGCTAACAATAGACTTTATTGACTTGCTTAACTATGATAGAGAACTTTCACATGACCTTCTAGAAAATCCCGATAAACATATAGAAGAAGCAAGTGAAGCTATAAAACGAATAATCGCTACTTATGATGAAGATTATGCAAAGAGTATAAGAAAATTTTATCCAAGGTTCAAAGGGTTACCAGAAGAGAGTTATGTTGATGTCCGTAACATCAGGGCAAGACATGTAAACAAACTAATAGCTGTCGAAGGTGTTGTATCAAAAGTCAGTACAGTAAGGCATGTAATAATCGAAGGTAACTTAAGATGCCCAATATGCAAAACAGAGTTCAAAGTATTACGTGACGAGGATGGAAAAATCAGAACCTCAGGAAAATGTCCAAACCCAGATTGTGAATACGAAGGAAGAATGATATTGGTGAAGGAAAAATCAACACTAATGGATATACAGCGTATGTTTATACAAGAAAAACCAGAGGATTTGTTACCAGGACAATTACCCAGAAGTATAGAAGTGTTGTTAGCGGAGGATTTGGTTGATGTTGCACAACCAGGTAATAGAGTGATAGCTGTGGGTATAATTAGGATAGATAAAGAACGCATGAGTCAAGATTTATATTATAGTTATATAGAAGCAAATAGCATAGAAATAAGAGAAAAAAGCATAGAAGATATTGAAATTTTAAAAGAAGACGAGGAAAATATTTTGAAACTGGCAAAGGATCCTCTAATAATAGACAAGATTATCGACAGTATCACACCAAGTATTTATGGCTATAGACACGTAAAGGAAAGCATTGCATATCAACTTTTCGGCGGTGTACCAAAAACCACAGCAGATGGCACAAGAATACGGGGTGACATAAACATTTTACTAGTAGGAGATCCAGGCACAGGAAAAACACAGATACTGCGTTATGTAGCAAGCCTTGTACCAAGAGGGTTGTATACTTCAGGGAAAGGCTCAACTGCAGCAGGACTTACGGCAGCTGTTGTTCGTGATAAGGCAACCAATGAATTTTATCTTGAAGCTGGAGCATTAGTCTTAGCAGACGGTGGTATAGCATGTATAGATGAAATTGACAAGATGAAAACTGAAGATCGCTCAGCGATGCATGAAGCATTGGAGCAACAAACCGTGAGCATTGCAAAAGCTGGAATTGTTGCAACATTAAATGCAAGGACCTCTGTACTGGCTGCAGCAAATCCCTATTTGGGTAGGTTTGATATTAATAAAACTATAGCTGAGAATATTAACTTACCCGAAACGCTACTTAGCAGGTTTGACTTAATTTGGCCAATCAGAGATATACCTAGTCCTGAGCAAGACGAAGCTCTCTCTGAACACATACTATCTCTTCACCAAAATCCTGAAAGCAAATTAGGTTCTATCATTTCTTCCGATTTACTCAGAAAATACATAATATATGCTAGACGCTATATAAAGCCAAAAATAACCAGCGAAGCAAAAGAATTAATTAAAAACTTTTATCAGAATTTGAGGACTAGAGCTTTTTCTGGCGGTCCAATACCTATAACTGCAAGACAATTAGAAGCTATTATTAGATTAAGTGAGGCAAGAGCTAAAATGAGACTAAGTAACGTGGTTACTGCTGAGGATGCTCAGGCTGCAATAAATCTAATAAAGAAGATGTTAGAGGAGACATTATACGATAGAACAACTGGTATGTATGATATTGATATTATCTATACTGGAATGCCAAAAAGTAAAAGAGATCTTATATCATATATAATCAAAATAATAAAAGATGCTGGTGGTGAGATGGAGGAGGATCAGATTTTAAGTAAATTAGAAAACGAGCGTATACCTAGAGAGCAAGCTGAAGATATGTTAAAGAAACTGAAATCTGAAGGTACAGTTTACGAATCAAAACCAGGTTACCTTAAGTTAAGCTAA
- a CDS encoding ORC1-type DNA replication protein, translating to MSFEEEFEKKGIFKDESKLSSDYVPESLPFRDSHIRQLVSFFKGMVETPGGTFYKAVAYGPVGTGKTAVSKRFGSLLVEYALKKGINIKYVHINCYQNRTLFMVVKRMADILIPNLPSRGLSAQELLDIVWNYLEEKDVYIFAVVDELDYLARSSPDTLYMLTRLSDTYLNTKQRISILFIGRNLAFLPLIDQSVASTLSRNMIKFEPYKAFQILKILEEREEEAFEPSAVSHDILTLVAETSGVDTGGNGDARYALELLWRSGKIAEQQGLQKILPDHVRIAKSETHPFVREEILLSLTNHELLLLQSIASILKKNYSIHATFSDVEEEYNLLCETKNIEPRRHTQLWEYLQSLKNTGLIHARTVNKANRGRTTIISLQDIPADILEQKVKSILEERINEK from the coding sequence ATGTCGTTTGAGGAAGAATTTGAAAAGAAAGGCATATTTAAAGATGAAAGTAAACTTTCATCAGATTACGTTCCTGAGAGTTTACCTTTTAGGGATTCTCATATACGTCAACTCGTTTCATTCTTTAAAGGTATGGTTGAAACACCTGGTGGTACTTTCTATAAAGCTGTAGCTTATGGGCCAGTAGGAACAGGCAAGACAGCAGTCTCAAAACGATTTGGTAGTTTATTAGTGGAGTATGCATTAAAAAAAGGGATAAACATAAAGTATGTTCACATAAACTGCTACCAAAATAGAACATTATTTATGGTCGTAAAAAGAATGGCAGATATTCTCATACCAAACCTCCCTTCAAGAGGTCTATCAGCACAAGAATTACTCGATATAGTATGGAATTATTTAGAAGAAAAAGACGTTTACATTTTTGCAGTTGTCGATGAATTAGACTACTTAGCCAGATCATCACCGGACACTCTCTACATGCTAACAAGACTCTCAGATACTTACCTCAATACAAAACAAAGGATCAGCATATTATTCATAGGTAGAAACCTAGCCTTTTTGCCGCTCATAGACCAAAGTGTCGCAAGTACACTATCAAGAAACATGATTAAGTTCGAACCATACAAAGCGTTCCAGATTCTAAAAATATTAGAAGAGAGAGAAGAAGAAGCATTCGAGCCATCAGCAGTAAGCCATGACATACTAACCTTAGTCGCAGAGACGTCTGGTGTCGATACTGGAGGCAACGGAGATGCTAGGTATGCTCTAGAATTACTTTGGAGATCAGGTAAAATAGCTGAACAACAGGGTCTTCAAAAAATACTGCCAGACCACGTACGCATAGCAAAAAGTGAAACACATCCATTCGTACGAGAAGAAATACTACTAAGCCTTACAAACCACGAACTACTACTATTGCAAAGCATTGCATCAATACTCAAAAAGAACTACAGCATACACGCCACCTTTAGTGACGTAGAAGAAGAATACAACCTACTATGCGAAACAAAAAACATTGAACCGCGCAGGCACACACAACTATGGGAATACCTCCAAAGCCTAAAAAATACTGGTCTCATCCATGCACGAACAGTAAACAAAGCCAATAGAGGAAGAACAACAATCATCAGCCTACAAGACATCCCGGCGGACATACTAGAACAGAAAGTTAAATCAATACTAGAGGAAAGAATCAATGAAAAATGA